The following proteins come from a genomic window of Penaeus monodon isolate SGIC_2016 chromosome 22, NSTDA_Pmon_1, whole genome shotgun sequence:
- the LOC119587081 gene encoding 28S rRNA (cytosine-C(5))-methyltransferase-like, giving the protein MEKRPHSIPVPRLYKEAAKLLKRYENKEGTIKNLVLNNKKYRNYQTLSALMCKTVQNATRIQTAIAAXXFLVFSPHLAKILTSELINKGRLPGNSKPELTLLEYEEKIRKIIGTHLNADNEEKEKDSLPRYVRINTLITNADRVHSHLAREGWRCEEQDFSSYDDFLDFVQNLDTDSYMVDYHMKDLLVFPPNTPFWNDSLYRKGAIILQDKASCLPVFLSNSKSGSNIIDACAAPGNKTSHIAAVIGNEGKILAVEKDSARFATLQKLMKERGVECVTYENRDFTKLSLDLYGEAHYIFLDPTCSASGLNIIKDNISPQRIKGLASFQIHLLLFALSFPFVEEVVYSTCSVYEEENEEVIEEALKVYGHQFELEDIGKKLDGWKHFGKEGFEFGSKCVRTVPGVDRCHGFFVAKFVRKAEPDEEDGSKCEENLCTEDKEHEDLRSSIKAKKKKKSLRDEAGDEEHDGETLKNNAVSCDSELREDLEEVEDNHDEDQTQXXXXXXXXXXXXXXGGKVHSGETEKDNAFSCESELREDVEEVEDSHVEDDSQXXXXXXXXXXXXXXXXXXXXXXXXXXXGQDNAVTCESEFRVDLMEVEDNNDEDHTQKKKKKKSASDAGCEVHIGETEAHHMVSCESKLKEHMEELEDQQDEDHTQXXXXXXXXLRDAGDKENSGDRAGSCENELREDLAQVENDHGVDCTXXXXXXXXRSKESESGSRIPHDNLLDNSNLEENILKKKKKNSLSNSSD; this is encoded by the exons atGGAGAAGAGGCCACACTCCATCCCTGTGCCCAGATTATACAAAGAGGCTGCGAAGCTTCTGAAACGTTATGAAAATAAGGAGGGAACCATCAAAAACTTGGTGCTCAATAATAAGAAATACCGG AATTATCAAACTCTTTCTGCATTGATGTGCAAAACTGTTCAGAATGCAACAAGAATACAAACAGCCATTGCTGCTTNNN TATTCCTTGTTTTCAGTCCACACCTTGCAAAGATATTGACTTCTGAACTCATCAACAAAGGACGTTTACCAGGAAATAGCAAGCCAGAACTAACACTTCTTGAAtacgaagagaaaataaggaaaataattggTACACATCTGAATGCCgacaatgaagaaaaagagaagg ATTCCCTGCCCAGGTACGTCAGAATCAACACCCTGATTACAAATGCTGACAGGGTCCATAGCCACCTAGCCAGAGAAGGGTGGAGATGTGAAGAGCAGGACTTTAGTTCATATGACGACTTTTTGGACTTTGTACAG AATTTGGATACTGACAGTTACATGGTAGATTACCACATGAAAGACCTCTTGGTTTTCCCTCCCAATACACCCTTTTGGAATGACTCGTTGTACAGAAAAGGAGCCATAATCTTGCAGGATAAG GCTAGTTGTCTGCCAGTTTTCCTGAGTAATAGTAAATCAGGATCAAATATAATAGATGCTTGTGCTGCTCCTGGGAACAAGACTTCACATATTGCAGCTGTTATTGGTAATGAAGG GAAAATCTTGGCTGTGGAGAAAGACAGTGCGCGATTTGCAACACTTCAGAAGCTGATGAAGGAACGAGGAGTGGAATGCGTCACCTATGAGAACAGAGACTTCACAAAGCTCTCTCTCGATTTGTATGGGGAGGCTCATTACATCTTCCTGGACCCAACCTGCTCTGCCAGTG GACTGAATATTATCAAAGATAATATTTCCCCACAGCGCATCAAGGGACTAGCATCATTTCAGATACATCTCCTTCTGTTTGCACTCTCATTTCCGTTTGTGGAAGAGGTTGTATATTCAACTTGTTCTGTatatgaagaagagaatgaggaagtcaTAGAAGAGGCACTGAAAGTTTATGGCCATCAGTTTGAGCTTGAAGATATTGGGAAAAAACTTGATGGCTGGAAGCACTTTGGAAAAGAGGGCTTTGAATTTGGAAGCAAGTGTGTAAGAACTGTTCCTGGTGTGGACAGATGTCATGGCTTCTTTGTGGCAAAATTTGTGAGGAAAGCAGAGCCAGATGAAGAAGACGGATCCAAATGTGAAGAGAATCTCTGTACTGAAGACAAAGAGCATGAGGATTTGAGGAGCAGTATAAAagccaagaagaaaaagaaatcactaAGAGATGAAGCTGGTGATGAGGAACATGATGGAGAAACCTTGAAGAACAATGCTGTTTCATGTGACAGTGAACTAAGGGAGGACTTGGAGGAGGTagaggataatcatgatgaagACCAGACTCAAAGNNNNNNNNNNNNNNNNNNNNNNNNNNNNNNNNNNNNNNNTGGAGGTAAGGTACACAgtggagaaacagagaaggacaATGCTTTTTCCTGTGAAAGTGAATTAAGAGAAgatgtggaggaggtggaagacagTCATGTTGAAGATGATTCCCAANNNNNNNNNNNNNNNNNNNNNNNNNNNNNNNNNNNNNNNNNNNNNNNNNNNNNNNNNNNNNNNNNNNNNNNNNNNNNNNNNGGGCAGGATAATGCTGTTACCTGTGAAAGTGAATTTAGAGTGGACTTAATGGAGGtagaagacaataatgatgaagaccatactcaaaagaagaagaaaaaaaagtctgctAGTGATGCTGGTTGTGAGGTACACATTGGAGAAACAGAGGCACACCATATGGTTTCGTGTGAAAGTAAATTAAAGGAGCATATGGAGGAATTAGAAGACCAGCAAGATGAAGACCATACTCAANNNNNNNNNNNNNNNNNNNNNNCACTCAGAGATGCTGGTGATAAGGAAAATAGTGGAGACAGAGCTGGTTCATGTGAAAATGAATTAAGGGAGGACTTGGCGCAGGTAGAAAATGATCATGGTGTAGATTGTACTCNNNNNNNNNNNNNNNNNNNNNNGCGGTCTAAAGAATCAGAATCAGGCTCAAGAATACCTCATGATAATCTTTTAGACAATAGTAATCTTGAGGAAAATAttcttaagaagaaaaagaaaaattccctaaGTAATAGCAGTGACTAA